The genomic interval AAACAAGGTGCCGCAAATGTACTCCGCCATCCAGACCGGGCAGGCCGTAGGCATGCAGACCCTCGACCAGTGCATGCAGGGCATGGTGGCAAAAGGCCTGGTGGAGAAAGCGGAGGCGCGCAGCTACGCCATGAACAAGGATACCTTCAGGTAGGCACTGCACGATGGACTTTAATGAACTGCTGAGAATGGTGGTGCAGAAAAACGCATCGGATCTGTTTATTACTGTGGGCATGCCTCCCAGCATGAAGGTGCATGGCGCCATCGCACCGGTATCACAGGATGCACTCAGCGCCGAGCAGGCGCGCGCCCTGGCCCTGGGCTTGATGGATGCCAGGCAGCGCGAGGAGTTTGAGCGTACCCACGAGTGCAATTTTGCCATCAATCCCGAGGGCATCGGGCGCTTCCGTGTGAACGTATTCATACAGCAGCAGCGTACAGGCATGGTGCTGCGCAAGATTGAAACTGTGATTCCGGATTTCGAGCAACTGAATCTGCCACCCCTGCTGCAGGATATCGCCATGACCAAGCGGGGCTTGGTGCTTTTTGTCGGTGCTACCGGTTCTGGCAAGTCTACTTCGTTGGCCGCGATGGTGGGTTACCGCAATGAGAACAGCACAGGCCACATTATTACCATCGAGGATCCGATTGAATTCGTCCATCAGCATCGCCGCTGCATCGTGACGCAGCGCGAGGTAGGCGTGGATACCGAGAGTTTTGAGGCCGCGCTCAAGAACACCCTGCGCCAGGCGCCGGATGTGATACTGGTGGGCGAGATACGCGCGCGCGAAACCATGGACTATGCCATCGCCTTTGCCGAGACCGGCCACCTGTGCCTGTCCACCCTGCACGCCAACAATGCCAATCAGGCCATGGATCGCATCATCAATTTCTTCCCGGAGGAGCGGCGCGCCCAGTTGCTGATGGATCTGTCTCTCAATCTCAAGGCCGTGATTTCCCAGCGTCTGATCCCGACCATAGACGGCAAGAGCCGGCGTGCGGTGGTGGAAATACTTTTAAATACACCACTCGCCGCTGACTTTATCCTCAAGGGTGAAGTACATGAGCTGAAGGCGCTGATGGCACGTTCCAACGAGCTGGGGATGAAGACCTTTGATCAGGCGTTATATGAACTCTACTCGGCGGGTGAGATCAGTTACGATGAGGCCATTCGTAACTCTGACTCACCCAATGAGCTGCGGCTGATGGTCAAACTCAACGAGAAGGACGGTGTCAAGAAGCTGGGCGATGCGACAGAGGGACTGTCACTGGTGGATGCGGACAAACACTGATCGGGTTCAGGTGAACTCCATGATCGCCGCTGCATCAAACACCGGCCCATCGACGCAGACACGTTTCATTGCTGCCCCCTGTGCGGTCTGAAGTTTGACCACACACCCTGCGCAGCCGCCTACGGCGCAGGCCATGAACTCCTCCAGTGATACCTGACACGGCAGCCCATAATCGCGTGCCAGCTGCGCGCAGGCCTTGAGCATGGGTTGCGGCCCGCAGGCAAACAGCTCTACTTCGGCACGCTGTGCGGTGCTCAAGGCATTGAGCCAGTGGCGCGCCAGTTCGGTAACATAGCCCTCGAAGCAGCCGGGATAAGCTTGCAGACTGGCGAGCCGACTGGCAATACCCCAGTCCTCCATCAAAGGCATGGCGGCGATCACACCCTCAGGCATGCCTGGCACGATGATTTTTGACGGACGGCTGGTGAAGGGAAAGGGTATCTCAGAGCCCATGATGACAAACGGCT from Gammaproteobacteria bacterium carries:
- a CDS encoding PilT/PilU family type 4a pilus ATPase — protein: MDFNELLRMVVQKNASDLFITVGMPPSMKVHGAIAPVSQDALSAEQARALALGLMDARQREEFERTHECNFAINPEGIGRFRVNVFIQQQRTGMVLRKIETVIPDFEQLNLPPLLQDIAMTKRGLVLFVGATGSGKSTSLAAMVGYRNENSTGHIITIEDPIEFVHQHRRCIVTQREVGVDTESFEAALKNTLRQAPDVILVGEIRARETMDYAIAFAETGHLCLSTLHANNANQAMDRIINFFPEERRAQLLMDLSLNLKAVISQRLIPTIDGKSRRAVVEILLNTPLAADFILKGEVHELKALMARSNELGMKTFDQALYELYSAGEISYDEAIRNSDSPNELRLMVKLNEKDGVKKLGDATEGLSLVDADKH
- a CDS encoding dihydroorotate dehydrogenase electron transfer subunit, which gives rise to MTAQPHRATLFVEDAEVLSHQARAGNQYILRLHAPDTAARALPGNFVHLTCDPQLPMRRPLSLMRVDAKGGWVELLYKITGLGTRLLAQRKMGERLSLLGPIGVPFTAHANKPRALLIGGGVGIPPMVFLAEHLRAQKLYQPFVIMGSEIPFPFTSRPSKIIVPGMPEGVIAAMPLMEDWGIASRLASLQAYPGCFEGYVTELARHWLNALSTAQRAEVELFACGPQPMLKACAQLARDYGLPCQVSLEEFMACAVGGCAGCVVKLQTAQGAAMKRVCVDGPVFDAAAIMEFT